A genomic stretch from Microtus pennsylvanicus isolate mMicPen1 chromosome 11, mMicPen1.hap1, whole genome shotgun sequence includes:
- the LOC142859437 gene encoding transcription elongation factor 1 homolog, which translates to MGRKKSKQKLPPKKRTEPLDTQFTCPFCNHEKSCDVKMNRALKTGVISCAVCLEEFQTRITNLSDPVDVYSDWIDACEAVN; encoded by the coding sequence ATGGGACGAAAGAAGTCGAAACAAAAGCTACCCCCCAAGAAGAGGACAGAACCTCTGGACACGCAGTTCACGTGCCCCTTCTGCAACCATGAGAAGTCTTGTGATGTTAAAATGAACCGTGCTCTCAAGACTGGAGTCATCTCCTGTGCCGTGTGCCTAGAGGAGTTCCAGACACGCATTACAAATCTGTCAGACCCAGTGGATGTGTACAGCGATTGGATAGACGCCTGCGAGGCAGTTAATTAG